One window of Neptuniibacter halophilus genomic DNA carries:
- a CDS encoding putative bifunctional diguanylate cyclase/phosphodiesterase, with translation MNVTASTCMTAAIMIVDDNPVNVQLLQVLLEDEGYRKIEGITQPLQVEQRVIENRPDLILLDVRMPRLNGLELMKRLMQSLGADMPPVIFLTAQIDEDTRHQALSLGAHDFLTKPFNHQEVMQRIRNILQRNSLKMEYRARAELMETLVRQRTVELEKLSRQDPATALPNRRALLEMLQQTRQNRQPVVVYMISVQGVEQAAMLHGLSAAEELVNLISERLNRQVNGSDLLGVWSSSDWVLVDQSQVNGDAEQRSQQLLQQFNKPFWVQSRQLHVQVKIGIAHSRGDHSPEQLMRMAALALPEQQGRSREYALEIDHALTRSGRVHEALKQAVARRELSLMFQPKVDLNSGYMVGAEVLLRWNSAEFSWVSPAEFIPLAESGGEIIELGNWVIQQALGCLSRWRSKRLVPEDFSLAINVSANQLMQEDFAIRLEEQIVRFGIPAERVEVEVTESGLMKNMQMASDQLSQLNRAGVGIAIDDFGTGYSSLSYLKALPVSVLKIDRSFVRELHNSLQDQRLVETVISMAGHFGFKTVAEGVEQAAQLELLRRIGCHLIQGYFLSPPLVEDELHNRVFTPLYSSLVS, from the coding sequence ATGAACGTTACGGCTTCAACCTGCATGACTGCCGCCATTATGATCGTGGACGATAATCCGGTTAATGTGCAGTTGTTGCAGGTATTACTGGAAGATGAGGGGTACCGGAAGATCGAAGGGATCACCCAGCCTCTGCAGGTGGAACAGCGGGTGATTGAAAACCGGCCGGATCTGATCCTGCTGGATGTGCGGATGCCGCGGCTCAATGGTCTGGAACTGATGAAAAGGTTAATGCAGTCACTGGGTGCTGATATGCCGCCGGTGATCTTTCTGACGGCCCAGATAGATGAGGATACCCGTCATCAGGCTCTGTCTCTGGGGGCGCATGACTTTCTGACGAAACCGTTTAATCATCAGGAAGTGATGCAGCGCATCCGGAATATACTTCAGCGGAATTCGCTGAAAATGGAATACCGGGCGCGGGCTGAACTGATGGAGACGCTAGTACGCCAGCGCACGGTGGAGCTGGAGAAGCTTTCACGGCAGGATCCTGCAACGGCCTTACCCAATCGGCGGGCGCTGCTCGAAATGCTGCAACAGACCCGGCAGAACCGGCAACCTGTCGTTGTCTACATGATCTCGGTGCAGGGGGTGGAACAGGCCGCCATGTTGCATGGGCTTTCAGCCGCGGAGGAGCTGGTCAACCTGATCTCTGAGCGCCTGAACCGGCAGGTGAACGGGAGTGATCTGCTTGGGGTCTGGAGTAGTTCAGATTGGGTGCTGGTCGATCAGAGCCAGGTGAATGGTGACGCTGAGCAACGTTCGCAGCAGTTACTGCAGCAGTTTAATAAACCCTTCTGGGTGCAGAGCCGGCAACTGCATGTTCAGGTCAAAATTGGTATCGCTCATTCCCGTGGTGATCATTCTCCGGAGCAACTGATGAGAATGGCTGCCCTGGCTTTGCCTGAACAGCAGGGGCGCAGCCGGGAATATGCACTGGAAATTGATCATGCCTTAACCCGCTCAGGGCGGGTGCATGAAGCCCTGAAGCAGGCGGTGGCCCGGCGGGAACTGAGCCTGATGTTTCAGCCTAAGGTGGATCTGAACAGTGGCTATATGGTTGGGGCAGAGGTGTTACTGCGTTGGAACAGCGCCGAGTTTAGCTGGGTTTCACCGGCTGAGTTTATTCCTCTGGCAGAATCCGGTGGCGAGATTATTGAGCTGGGAAATTGGGTCATTCAGCAGGCATTGGGTTGCCTGAGCCGTTGGCGCAGTAAGCGTTTGGTTCCCGAGGATTTTTCACTGGCCATTAATGTGTCTGCCAATCAACTGATGCAGGAGGATTTTGCAATCCGCCTAGAAGAACAGATCGTTCGCTTCGGAATACCCGCTGAAAGGGTTGAAGTTGAGGTGACCGAATCCGGTCTGATGAAAAACATGCAGATGGCCTCTGACCAGTTGAGCCAGCTCAATCGCGCGGGAGTCGGCATCGCCATTGATGATTTTGGTACAGGCTACTCTTCCCTGTCGTACCTGAAAGCGTTGCCGGTCTCGGTGTTGAAGATAGACCGGTCGTTTGTGCGTGAATTGCATAACAGTTTGCAGGATCAGCGTCTGGTCGAAACCGTAATATCTATGGCCGGTCATTTTGGCTTTAAAACGGTCGCCGAAGGGGTTGAGCAAGCCGCTCAGCTGGAGCTTCTGCGGCGGATCGGTTGTCACCTGATTCAGGGGTACTTCCTCTCGCCCCCGCTGGTCGAAGATGAACTGCATAATCGGGTTTTTACGCCGTTATACAGCTCTTTGGTCAGTTAA
- the gloA gene encoding lactoylglutathione lyase — translation MRLLHTMLRVTDLEQSIEFYTQLMGMQLLRRKDYPEGRFTLAFLGYGDESENTALELTHNWDTDHYDLGNAYGHIAIEVDDVYAACDAIKAKNGEVVREAGPMKHGNTVLAFVKDPDGYMIELLGTKRND, via the coding sequence ATGCGCCTTTTACACACAATGCTTCGCGTGACTGACCTGGAGCAATCGATTGAGTTTTATACCCAGCTCATGGGCATGCAACTGCTGCGACGTAAAGACTATCCGGAAGGCCGCTTCACTCTGGCTTTTCTGGGTTACGGTGACGAATCAGAAAACACCGCTCTGGAGCTGACCCACAACTGGGACACTGATCATTATGATCTCGGCAATGCGTATGGCCATATCGCCATCGAGGTAGACGACGTCTACGCCGCCTGTGATGCGATCAAAGCAAAGAACGGCGAAGTGGTACGTGAAGCCGGCCCAATGAAACATGGCAACACCGTGCTCGCTTTTGTTAAAGACCCGGACGGTTATATGATCGAACTGCTCGGCACCAAGCGCAACGATTAA
- the creC gene encoding two-component system sensor histidine kinase CreC, which yields MKFGLKLFLAYFAILGLGVYFFLNSMLLEIKPVLRQSMETALIDSANLLAELVAPPSADQPIRIERLQPAVSNTLQRPINATIWSHKQQQTELRIYITNRLGRVIYDSENRDPGADYSQWNDVYLTLKGQYGARSTQEDPNNKFSTVMYIGAPIYSQQDGQKTLVGVLSVGKPNVSVEPFWQLARDNLRSKGLWLLLIAAIAGALLATWLSLNIHRLVEYARKVSRGDPGKAPKLSDPDLARLASAMEEMRRALDGKEYIEDYTLTLTHELKSPLTALQGAAELITLATDEPMRQQLASNIQQQTERLRALVDQVLALARLENQHRLQQAVPIQLETLVRQESEQLSIRLQQQAIRLQQSLSPVRPVQGDPLLLAQAIRSLLENALDFSPRHSEIQLQLKQNDQGPQLIISDQGSGIPDYALPRIWQRFYSLPRPDSGQKSTGLGLSFVQQIAQLHSADISLRNQPGGGVQACLQFHTENTHSPH from the coding sequence GTGAAATTCGGCCTGAAGCTATTTCTCGCCTACTTCGCCATCCTCGGCCTCGGTGTCTATTTTTTTCTTAACTCTATGCTGCTGGAGATCAAACCGGTTCTGCGGCAATCGATGGAAACCGCCCTGATCGACAGTGCAAACCTGCTGGCCGAACTGGTAGCCCCACCGAGTGCCGACCAGCCGATCCGGATAGAACGGTTACAGCCTGCGGTCAGCAATACCCTGCAGCGCCCAATCAACGCCACCATCTGGAGTCACAAGCAGCAACAGACAGAGCTGCGGATCTATATCACCAATCGCCTCGGCCGGGTGATCTACGATTCTGAAAACCGCGATCCCGGCGCGGATTACTCCCAATGGAACGATGTGTACCTCACCCTGAAGGGGCAGTACGGAGCACGCAGCACGCAGGAAGACCCGAATAATAAGTTCAGCACCGTCATGTATATAGGAGCCCCGATATACAGCCAGCAGGATGGCCAGAAAACACTGGTCGGGGTTCTCAGTGTCGGCAAACCCAATGTGAGTGTTGAACCGTTCTGGCAACTGGCGCGGGATAACCTGCGCTCAAAAGGGTTATGGCTGCTGTTGATTGCTGCCATCGCCGGTGCGCTTTTGGCCACCTGGCTTAGCCTGAACATTCATCGTCTGGTGGAGTATGCCCGCAAGGTGAGTCGCGGTGACCCCGGCAAAGCCCCGAAACTTAGCGACCCTGATCTGGCCCGACTGGCCAGCGCCATGGAGGAGATGCGTCGGGCCCTCGACGGAAAAGAGTATATTGAAGATTACACCCTGACCCTGACCCATGAGCTGAAAAGCCCCCTGACCGCGCTTCAGGGCGCTGCCGAACTGATCACACTCGCCACAGATGAACCTATGCGCCAGCAACTGGCCAGCAATATTCAGCAACAAACGGAACGCTTACGGGCACTGGTAGATCAGGTTCTGGCGCTGGCCCGGCTGGAAAACCAGCACCGCCTGCAGCAAGCGGTGCCGATTCAACTGGAGACGCTCGTGCGACAGGAGTCTGAGCAACTGAGCATCCGTTTACAGCAGCAAGCGATCCGCCTGCAACAGAGCCTGAGCCCGGTCAGGCCCGTTCAGGGTGATCCGCTGCTGCTGGCTCAGGCGATCCGGAGCCTGCTTGAGAATGCGCTGGACTTCAGCCCCCGGCACAGTGAAATTCAGTTGCAACTGAAACAGAACGATCAGGGCCCGCAACTGATCATCAGTGATCAGGGCAGTGGCATTCCGGATTATGCCCTGCCTCGCATCTGGCAACGCTTTTACTCACTGCCTCGTCCGGATAGCGGACAGAAAAGTACCGGGCTCGGACTGAGCTTCGTACAGCAGATTGCACAACTTCACAGTGCCGATATCAGCCTCAGGAACCAGCCCGGCGGTGGCGTTCAGGCCTGTCTGCAATTTCACACAGAAAACACACATTCACCACACTGA
- the fldB gene encoding flavodoxin FldB has product MIAPIGLFYGSTTGNTEAVGELIAEKIGFDRVQRIDVAADGVGDIESYDYLILGIPTWDFGELQEDWADLWDQLDQLDLQGKPCALFGLGDQIGYAEWFLDAMGLLHDKLQARGAQLKGYWPVAGYNFEASKALTADHQQFVGLAIDEDCQRSETDERVEKWCQQVMQEFGIN; this is encoded by the coding sequence ATGATTGCACCAATAGGTTTGTTTTATGGCTCGACAACGGGGAATACGGAAGCCGTTGGCGAGCTGATTGCCGAAAAGATCGGCTTTGACCGGGTACAGCGAATCGATGTTGCGGCCGATGGTGTCGGCGATATTGAGAGTTATGATTACCTGATCCTCGGTATTCCGACCTGGGACTTTGGCGAGTTGCAGGAAGATTGGGCGGATCTCTGGGATCAGTTGGATCAACTGGATTTGCAGGGCAAGCCTTGTGCGCTGTTCGGTCTGGGAGACCAGATTGGCTATGCCGAGTGGTTTCTGGATGCGATGGGGCTGTTGCACGATAAACTGCAGGCCCGTGGTGCTCAGCTTAAAGGCTACTGGCCGGTTGCGGGCTACAATTTTGAAGCGTCCAAAGCGCTGACGGCGGACCATCAGCAGTTTGTGGGTCTGGCGATCGACGAAGATTGTCAGCGTAGCGAAACAGATGAGCGGGTTGAAAAATGGTGTCAGCAGGTGATGCAGGAGTTTGGTATTAATTGA
- a CDS encoding phasin family protein, which yields MFQDMNKKITDSMGPFKELVNIQTKMLEELTRQQMACTKSCIEATIQQTKEMQKCQSASDLIELQRSYAKELEDTLKNTSEQNLKALQDARAEIEDMAHSTFDAFNK from the coding sequence ATGTTCCAAGATATGAATAAAAAAATAACGGATTCTATGGGGCCTTTCAAAGAGCTGGTAAATATTCAGACCAAGATGCTGGAGGAGCTGACGCGACAGCAGATGGCGTGTACAAAATCCTGCATTGAAGCGACCATTCAGCAGACCAAAGAGATGCAGAAGTGCCAGTCCGCGAGTGATCTGATTGAGCTGCAGCGCAGCTATGCCAAAGAGCTGGAAGATACCCTGAAAAATACCAGTGAACAGAATTTAAAAGCGTTGCAGGATGCGCGGGCGGAGATTGAAGATATGGCTCACTCCACCTTCGATGCATTTAATAAGTAA
- the creB gene encoding two-component system response regulator CreB: MSHSQGHILVVEDEPSIADNIVFALQLDGFSSQHHLLAADALNALRQQPADLAIIDVGLPDFSGFDLCRQIRQFSDIPIIFLTARGDEVDRILGLELGADDYVTKPFSPRELSTRVKAILRRVGSNGNPAGRGALWHDPRRAGIYYHQQKLDLTRIEYLLLSLMIRHPEQVFSREQLMRAAWDHPEHSLERAVDTHIKALRAKLKAVIPEQSPIKTHRGLGYSLEQPE; encoded by the coding sequence GTGTCTCACTCGCAAGGCCATATTCTGGTGGTCGAAGACGAACCCAGTATTGCCGACAATATCGTTTTCGCGCTTCAGCTTGACGGCTTCAGCAGCCAGCATCACCTGCTCGCTGCTGACGCACTGAACGCTCTGAGACAGCAGCCGGCCGATCTGGCTATTATTGATGTCGGCCTGCCGGATTTCAGTGGCTTTGATCTGTGCCGCCAGATTCGCCAGTTTTCAGATATTCCGATTATTTTCCTTACCGCAAGGGGTGACGAAGTAGACCGCATTCTGGGGCTGGAACTCGGCGCCGATGACTATGTCACCAAGCCGTTCAGTCCAAGGGAACTCAGCACCCGGGTAAAAGCCATTTTGCGACGGGTCGGCAGTAACGGAAATCCCGCTGGCCGGGGCGCCTTATGGCATGACCCACGTCGGGCAGGCATTTATTACCATCAGCAAAAACTCGATCTGACCCGGATCGAATACCTGTTGCTGAGCCTGATGATCAGACACCCTGAACAGGTATTCAGCCGTGAACAACTGATGCGTGCAGCCTGGGATCACCCGGAGCACAGTCTGGAGCGGGCAGTCGATACCCATATAAAAGCCCTGCGCGCCAAACTTAAAGCCGTTATCCCTGAACAGTCGCCGATCAAAACCCATCGCGGTCTGGGTTACAGCCTGGAGCAACCGGAGTGA
- the lysS gene encoding lysine--tRNA ligase has translation MSDNTQKQDDNRLIAERREKLSALREEGNAFPNTFRRDSYAQDLQAEYGDKSKEELEAAAIKVSIAGRVMLNRGAFGVIQDMTGRVQFYVNKEARKFAKSLDLGDIIGVTGVLHKSGKGDLYVDMGEYQLLTKNLRPLPDKHKGLQDTEIRYRQRYVDLITNDESRKVFETRSRIVSGIRSYLTERRFIEAETPMLQVIPGGASARPFITHHNALDRDMYLRIAPELYLKRLVVGGFERVFEINRNFRNEGLSTRHNPEFTMIEFYQAYADYRDLMDLTEDMLRTVAQDVLGTTTIVNTVRNEAGDVLETFEYDLSKPFLRLSVFDSILHFNEDITAEALADEHAARQIAQRLDIDVKDSWGLGKVQIEIFEKTVEHRLQQPTFITEYPTEVSPLARRSDDNPFVTDRFEFFVGGRELANGFSELNDSEDQAERFQQQVAEKDAGDDEAMHYDADYINALEYGLPPTAGEGIGIDRLVMLFTDSPSIRDVILFPAMRPRG, from the coding sequence ATGTCTGATAACACTCAGAAACAAGATGATAACCGCCTGATTGCGGAGCGCCGGGAAAAACTGAGCGCCCTGCGTGAAGAGGGTAACGCGTTCCCGAATACTTTCCGTCGTGACAGCTATGCCCAGGACCTGCAGGCAGAATATGGCGATAAGAGTAAGGAAGAGCTGGAAGCTGCGGCTATCAAGGTAAGCATCGCCGGACGTGTGATGCTGAACCGCGGTGCCTTTGGTGTCATTCAGGATATGACCGGCCGGGTTCAGTTCTATGTGAACAAAGAAGCGCGCAAGTTTGCGAAAAGCCTGGATCTGGGCGATATCATCGGTGTTACCGGTGTGCTGCACAAGTCCGGCAAAGGCGACCTGTACGTTGATATGGGTGAATACCAGCTACTGACCAAAAACCTGCGCCCGCTGCCAGATAAGCATAAGGGTCTGCAGGACACTGAGATCCGTTATCGCCAGCGTTATGTTGATCTGATCACCAATGACGAATCACGTAAGGTTTTTGAAACCCGTTCCCGGATTGTCTCCGGTATTCGCAGCTACCTGACTGAGCGTCGCTTCATCGAGGCAGAAACCCCGATGCTGCAGGTGATTCCCGGTGGTGCATCTGCGCGTCCGTTTATCACTCACCACAATGCGCTGGACCGCGATATGTACCTGCGTATTGCGCCTGAGCTGTACCTGAAGCGTCTTGTGGTCGGTGGCTTTGAGCGCGTGTTCGAGATCAACCGTAACTTCCGTAATGAAGGTTTGTCGACTCGTCACAATCCTGAGTTTACGATGATCGAGTTCTACCAGGCTTACGCCGATTACCGTGATCTGATGGATCTGACCGAAGATATGCTGCGCACGGTTGCACAGGATGTTCTGGGTACCACTACGATCGTTAACACCGTGCGTAACGAAGCGGGCGATGTGCTGGAAACCTTCGAATACGATCTTTCTAAGCCGTTCCTGCGTCTGAGTGTGTTCGATTCTATTCTTCACTTTAACGAAGATATCACGGCTGAAGCACTGGCTGATGAGCACGCCGCGCGACAGATTGCGCAACGTCTGGATATCGATGTTAAGGATAGCTGGGGGCTGGGCAAGGTGCAGATTGAGATCTTCGAGAAGACCGTTGAGCATCGTCTGCAGCAGCCGACTTTTATCACCGAATACCCGACCGAAGTCTCTCCGCTGGCGCGTCGCAGCGACGATAACCCGTTCGTAACTGACCGCTTTGAGTTCTTTGTTGGTGGTCGTGAACTGGCGAACGGTTTCTCCGAGTTGAACGACTCTGAAGATCAGGCGGAACGTTTCCAGCAGCAGGTTGCTGAAAAGGATGCGGGTGATGATGAAGCGATGCACTACGATGCCGACTACATCAACGCACTGGAATACGGTCTGCCACCGACCGCTGGTGAAGGTATTGGTATCGACCGTCTGGTAATGCTGTTTACTGATTCTCCGTCGATCCGTGACGTCATTCTGTTCCCGGCGATGCGCCCGCGCGGTTAA
- a CDS encoding GAF domain-containing protein yields MSQLLPSTESYEAQRLIELQRLEILDTPPEECFDNLTELASGIFDMPTALVSLVDDDRLWFKSRFGLEISQAGRHLSFCSYVVATAEPLIVENAQLDWRFRDSSLVTDEPCIRFYAGIPLCSPKGYVLGTLNVIDYQPRTLSDAALEHLKMLAKQAEQMLLMHGQRQQLLKDMEGKFRSSARYRAIIEGAGAGIIRTNFAGIMLEVNPSVETLLGYKPEELIGRRIEMLMPEKWACEHARYMNSYMKTGRARVIGKGREVSALHREGYEIPVHLAVSEVVYPSGQKQKESREFIGILSDLRDVYSAREREHKERALLRVLHQGLTDYHALLSGNTLWGFLKNALVELTGSQYALIGEVQSREGQPTLKVHAVTDLSWNEESKQLMAKLVSGDMQLTNPESMLGRVFAGGEVVLSNDLLNDAKQGDMPPGHPVLNRYIGVPIIDRGEVIGMYAVANADEDYDLSMVEWLQPFTSTCALLINLYRQLNHQAEFMQGLEGAREQAEQANKAKTEFLSSMSHELRTPLNSILGFAQLLQFGKDPLAQPQLCQVEQIRQSGQHLLDLINEVLDLASIESGYMHLSPQSIEVNKICAEVCELLQPMAEQYQVTLVAHPCLNERLIFADYIRVKQILLNLGSNGIKYNRLGGEVSFSCEERGKQLRIKVQDTGVGIPEEKLNLLFQPFNRLGAESGPIEGTGVGLALTHKLVTLMGGDIGVKANPEGGSEFWFELPGTDHLCALQEAAEMPESALTADVEGVHRVLYIEDNPANRSLMEAVFAELDYCALCCAPDAEQGIEKALEQPPALILMDIDLPGMCGISAQTILKNNPLTEHVPIVAVTAGVTEQERRQASTAGFAAYLTKPLDITRLTRTIRHLLSGSAQQ; encoded by the coding sequence ATGTCTCAACTCCTGCCTTCTACGGAATCTTATGAAGCTCAAAGACTGATCGAGTTACAGCGTCTTGAAATACTCGATACCCCGCCTGAAGAGTGCTTCGATAATCTCACTGAACTGGCCTCAGGCATCTTTGATATGCCAACTGCGCTGGTGTCTCTGGTTGATGATGACCGGCTCTGGTTTAAGTCGCGTTTTGGTCTGGAGATCAGTCAGGCGGGGCGACATCTCTCGTTCTGTTCCTATGTGGTGGCGACCGCTGAACCATTGATTGTAGAGAATGCGCAACTTGACTGGCGCTTCAGGGATAGCTCACTGGTAACGGATGAGCCCTGCATACGCTTTTATGCAGGTATACCCCTTTGCTCACCTAAAGGGTATGTGCTGGGAACCTTGAATGTTATTGATTACCAGCCGCGGACTCTGTCTGATGCAGCGCTGGAGCACCTGAAGATGCTGGCAAAGCAAGCCGAGCAGATGTTGTTGATGCATGGACAGAGGCAGCAGTTATTGAAGGATATGGAGGGTAAATTTCGCAGCAGTGCCCGGTATAGGGCGATTATTGAAGGGGCCGGTGCGGGAATTATCAGGACGAACTTTGCGGGGATTATGCTGGAGGTCAACCCGTCGGTTGAGACGCTGCTGGGGTACAAACCCGAAGAGCTGATCGGGCGCCGAATAGAGATGCTCATGCCTGAAAAGTGGGCCTGTGAGCACGCCCGTTATATGAACAGTTATATGAAAACCGGCCGGGCCCGGGTTATCGGGAAAGGTCGGGAGGTTTCTGCGCTGCATCGGGAAGGGTATGAAATACCGGTGCATCTGGCGGTGAGTGAGGTGGTGTACCCGAGTGGGCAGAAGCAGAAGGAGAGCCGGGAATTTATCGGCATTCTGTCAGATCTCCGGGATGTATACAGCGCCCGCGAGCGGGAGCATAAGGAGCGTGCCCTGCTGCGTGTGCTGCATCAGGGACTGACAGATTATCATGCGTTGTTGTCAGGAAACACTTTATGGGGGTTTCTTAAAAATGCGCTGGTCGAACTGACTGGTAGTCAGTATGCCCTGATCGGCGAAGTGCAGAGCAGGGAGGGGCAGCCGACTCTGAAGGTTCATGCAGTGACTGATCTGTCATGGAATGAGGAATCCAAACAGCTTATGGCGAAGCTGGTGAGCGGTGATATGCAGCTTACCAATCCGGAGAGCATGCTGGGACGGGTCTTTGCCGGTGGTGAGGTGGTTCTGAGCAATGACCTGCTGAATGACGCCAAACAGGGTGATATGCCGCCGGGCCATCCCGTGTTAAACCGCTATATCGGGGTGCCGATCATTGATCGTGGCGAGGTGATTGGGATGTATGCAGTGGCCAACGCAGATGAGGATTATGACCTTTCAATGGTGGAGTGGTTGCAACCGTTTACATCGACCTGTGCACTGCTGATCAATCTTTATCGGCAGTTAAATCATCAGGCTGAATTTATGCAGGGTCTCGAGGGAGCGCGTGAACAGGCTGAGCAGGCGAATAAGGCGAAAACCGAGTTTCTTTCCTCCATGAGCCATGAGTTGCGTACACCCCTGAACTCGATTCTTGGTTTTGCGCAGTTGCTGCAGTTTGGCAAAGACCCCCTTGCGCAGCCGCAGCTATGTCAGGTTGAGCAGATCCGGCAAAGCGGGCAGCACCTGCTGGATCTGATTAATGAAGTGCTGGATCTGGCCTCAATTGAGTCAGGTTATATGCATCTGTCTCCGCAGTCGATCGAGGTCAACAAGATCTGTGCCGAAGTCTGTGAGCTGCTGCAGCCCATGGCAGAGCAGTATCAGGTAACGCTGGTTGCTCACCCGTGCCTGAACGAACGGCTGATATTTGCGGATTACATCCGGGTTAAGCAGATACTCCTGAATCTGGGGAGCAACGGGATCAAATATAACCGCCTCGGCGGGGAGGTGAGCTTCTCCTGCGAAGAGAGGGGTAAACAGCTCAGGATTAAGGTTCAGGATACTGGTGTGGGAATACCCGAGGAAAAGCTCAATCTGCTTTTTCAGCCCTTTAATCGTCTTGGCGCGGAGTCCGGCCCGATCGAGGGCACGGGCGTCGGGCTGGCCCTGACTCATAAACTGGTAACCCTGATGGGCGGTGATATTGGCGTTAAAGCGAACCCGGAAGGGGGCAGTGAGTTCTGGTTTGAACTGCCGGGGACGGATCATCTGTGTGCCCTGCAGGAAGCTGCGGAGATGCCGGAAAGTGCGCTGACTGCAGATGTAGAAGGCGTACACCGGGTTCTGTATATCGAAGATAATCCTGCCAACCGAAGCCTGATGGAGGCAGTGTTTGCCGAGCTGGATTATTGCGCATTGTGCTGTGCCCCTGACGCGGAGCAGGGAATTGAAAAGGCGCTGGAACAGCCGCCTGCGCTGATATTAATGGATATTGATCTGCCGGGTATGTGTGGAATCAGCGCGCAAACGATCCTGAAAAATAACCCTTTGACTGAGCATGTGCCCATTGTTGCCGTGACTGCAGGCGTAACAGAACAGGAGCGCCGGCAGGCCAGTACGGCAGGTTTTGCCGCGTACCTGACTAAGCCGCTGGATATCACCCGGTTGACCCGGACCATCCGCCACCTGTTATCCGGGAGCGCGCAGCAATGA
- the prfB gene encoding peptide chain release factor 2, whose translation MEINPILNALKDISERTEALRGFLDYEGKQERLEEVTRELEDPAVWDNPEYAQQLGKERSTLEGVVGTIDELTAGVEDTRDLLDMAVEEDDADTVAEVEADVAKMVEKLQQLEFRRMFAGEADPNNAFLDIQAGSGGTEAQDWAEMMLRMYLRWGESKGFKTELLECSAGDVAGIKSATIRFEGEYAFGWLRTETGVHRLVRKSPFDSGGRRHTSFSSVFVSPEIDDNVEIEINPADLRVDVYRASGAGGQHVNRTESAVRITHEPSGIVVQSQSQRSQHQNKDTCMKQLRAKLYEMEMLKRSEAAQELEDSKADIGWGSQIRSYVLDDQRIKDLRTNVQSSNCDKVLDGDLDLFIEASLKAGL comes from the coding sequence ATGGAAATTAATCCGATTCTCAACGCCCTGAAAGACATCAGTGAGCGCACCGAAGCACTACGTGGTTTTCTCGATTACGAAGGCAAGCAGGAACGCCTCGAAGAGGTGACCCGAGAGCTGGAAGATCCGGCTGTCTGGGATAACCCTGAATATGCACAGCAACTGGGTAAAGAACGCTCCACACTGGAGGGCGTTGTCGGCACGATTGATGAGCTGACCGCCGGGGTTGAAGACACTCGTGACCTGCTGGATATGGCGGTGGAAGAGGACGATGCCGACACCGTAGCCGAGGTGGAAGCGGATGTGGCGAAAATGGTCGAGAAGCTTCAGCAGCTCGAGTTCCGTCGCATGTTTGCCGGCGAAGCGGATCCGAACAATGCGTTTCTGGATATTCAGGCGGGTTCCGGCGGTACTGAGGCACAGGACTGGGCCGAGATGATGCTGCGTATGTATCTGCGCTGGGGTGAAAGCAAAGGTTTCAAAACCGAGCTGCTGGAATGTTCAGCCGGTGATGTGGCGGGTATTAAATCAGCAACGATCCGGTTTGAAGGTGAGTACGCGTTTGGCTGGTTACGCACTGAGACCGGGGTTCACCGTCTGGTACGTAAATCACCGTTTGACTCAGGTGGTCGTCGTCATACCTCCTTCTCTTCCGTGTTTGTCTCTCCAGAGATCGATGACAACGTTGAGATCGAGATCAACCCGGCGGATCTGCGTGTCGATGTTTACCGTGCTTCCGGTGCCGGTGGTCAGCACGTCAACCGAACCGAATCTGCGGTACGTATTACCCATGAGCCGTCCGGCATTGTGGTGCAGAGTCAGAGTCAGCGTTCTCAGCATCAGAACAAAGATACCTGTATGAAGCAACTGCGCGCGAAACTCTATGAGATGGAGATGCTGAAGCGCAGCGAAGCGGCACAGGAGCTGGAAGATTCTAAAGCTGATATTGGTTGGGGCAGCCAGATTCGTTCCTACGTTCTGGACGATCAGCGGATCAAGGATCTGCGTACCAATGTGCAGAGCTCCAACTGCGATAAGGTTCTGGATGGCGATCTGGACCTGTTTATTGAGGCCAGCCTGAAAGCGGGCCTGTAA